One Pomacea canaliculata isolate SZHN2017 linkage group LG9, ASM307304v1, whole genome shotgun sequence DNA segment encodes these proteins:
- the LOC112572819 gene encoding uncharacterized protein LOC112572819 — translation MCAQSMPDTSCRPPVACPHVAPEQDSSHAGRVFPTEAVLGGTLGGLSLLSIALLLFAAFRHWHRTRRLHRPHHRRDQCRRKRKMTHVLSDPLFAYDVRGTLKPYPAYTHMPPDVYIARPHVQTSRRLALDPRDEGSETDFWQRGAVDDSRYEPSIIAGSFVYHPPSSLPPHLTPHLTRTPHLLAPPQAAEVRHDLSYDSFKNDHLCDSAARGVASSTLNNQHQPPDFYL, via the exons ATGTGTGCGCAAAGCATGCCGGACACCTCTTGCCGGCCCCCCGTGGCCTGCCCACACGTGGCTCCTGAGCAGGACTCCAGTCAT GCAGGCAGAGTGTTTCCCACAGAGGCTGTGCTGGGGGGCACCCTTGGAGGACTCTCTCTGTTGTCCATCGCCCTCCTGCTCTTTGCGGCTTTTCGACACTGGCACAGGACACGCAG ACTTCATCGTCCTCATCACAGACGAGATCAGTGTCGCCGAAAGAGAAAGATGACGCACGTGCTCAGTGACCCGCTCTTTGCCTATGACGTCAGAGGCACGTTAAAGCCATACCCGGCTTATACCCACATGCCACCCGAT GTATACATCGCGCGCCCTCACGTGCAGACCTCGCGGCGTCTGGCGCTAGATCCGCGTGACGAGGGCAGCGAGACAGACTTCTGGCAGCGCGGGGCTGTTGACGACAGTCGCTACGAGCCGTCCATCATCGCCGGCAGCTTTGTCTACCATCCACCGTCCAGCCTGCCGCCTCACCTGACGCCTCATCTGACGCGCACCCCTCACCTGCTGGCGCCCCCGCAGGCGGCGGAGGTCCGTCATGACCTGTCCTATGACAGCTTCAAAAATGACCATCTCTGCGACAGTGCCGCGCGTGGGGTGGCCAGCTCCACCCTTAACAACCAGCACCAGCCACCcgatttttatctttga